The Aspergillus nidulans FGSC A4 chromosome VIII genome contains the following window.
CTGCATAAGAACTGACCGAATCTCTCCTTAAACGCCGGCCTGACCACAATTAAAGGGACTATATCACGGAATTAAGATGTATATAGACTGAATGGCTAAACATCCgtcatatccttgtcccCATCATCGTCTCCCATAACTGCGTCTTCCCCGAAAAtatcctccatcttcccatcctcatcttcatccccttcaccctcgccttcttcccgCTCAGCACCAGCCATAacatcattcttctcctccggaGCAGCAatgtcttcctcgccctcactCTCCCACTCATCGCTCATCTTCCACCCGGTTCCCGTGAGGCAAAACCGCTCCGGCGGCAGCCTCATTCCCGCCATAAGCACACTGTTACTTGCCGCAGGTTTACCAGCACCCGCGTCAAACCCCCTCGTCGCACCCGGCAGCGCAACTCGATTCCTCTCTGCTGCAACATCCATGAGAAACTCCTTTGGTAGACCCGTCTGGAACTGATAGTGTAATCGCGACGCGATGCTTAGTCGTAATGCTGGCAATGTCACAGAGTTCACTTCAGGTGGACCCTTATTCCCACTGCTTGTAGTAGTATCCGCTCCCGTCCCCGCGTATCCTTCTGTTGTAAGATGCACCGCATCTTGTAGCACGCCGGATGTGTAGCGGTATGCAAagtcgaggagctgcagcggcaCGCGCTCTTGGTAGGCTGTGACGCCTTGGGCGGCAAGCAGCATGTGGATGAGGCGGACGTCGCGTGGGCGACGGGACTTGCCGCTGTCTTTCAGCGACGTCGAAGGAATTTGCGCGGGTTGGGAGGCTGGGGCGGGGGTTGTTGTAGGCGCGCTGGTCGGCTGTGTCGGTTGTTGTGAGGGGGCGGCCGTTGTGTTTGTGGTTGTGGCATTGTTGGTTGATGAGGGTTCAGCTGGGGGTGTGAGCGGTTGCGTGGAAGGTGCCGCCTGGCTTGGTGAGGCCATTGTGGTGTCTATCGGGCTGGCCTGTCGTATTCTGAATCCGTGTAGTGGTCGTGCAGATCGTATGGATTCGAGGAGAGAATGTAGTGAGGTCGTATGGGCTTAGATACCTGCTCAGCAAGTTCGTTTCATTGGGCTCCAAGAATAGGTCGCGCGTGGGGTTTCAGGCAGCCGGTGAAAGACAGGAACGGCGAGAATATCGAAGAGGTTGGGATTGGCATaaggcgaagatcaagacGACAGGTTCATGGTAGAAGTAGCTGGTCTGAGATTCTGGCGATGCGCGCTAGGCCAGGATAGGAAGGCTAGTTGATATCACCACGTGACTCTCAAGCAATAATCCTTCAAGGTGTTCCTTCTGGCAAACTTCCACTATTAATCAATCCTTCTACTTGGGTTTTGGATGCTCATGGAAGCTTTGGTACTGGTGCTTCGAACTGGGATAAGTCCTAATTGGCTCTCTGTATAGCGCTTCACCTGCCGTCCCAAGTTGTTGTATACTTCTGCAATCTGGGCTGTTATCCTGTGGTCGACATAATGCGTTCAATATCAAAAGGTCCTTGGCTTTGCAGGTGCCACGTACTGCTTTGTTAAAATTCCTCGATACAGCTCAggatcttcatcgtcatttAAATAAAGCAAGGAGTTTGACTTTGTGCTTATTTCCAGATTCACGGCCTCATGAAACGACAGGAGAGTAGAATGTTGATGCTCACTCAGCGACCGGAGCAGGCTGAACATTCTTGTGCACGGTGACAATACTGTAGGCCCTAGTGCTTGGGAATCGGCTGGCTGGTATTTCGTCTCATGGGAGTACATTTCTGCACATCACATCAAACCGAAAGTCTTTGAGACGACGGGGCTGACAAGCTGCAGCCAATCCCTACGGATGGATCATGATCCGAATATGCCAGTGTTCTTAGCAGATTAGTTCTGAGATAACTGGCTTGGCCTGGAACCGTCGTTGATTTTAGTTATGGAATGACTTCATGGCTATCAAGTCGTAACTCGACACCTTTGGCATAACAAAACTGCCTGCTCACCAGGCCGGTGCTGCAACCATCTTGGTAAGTAAAGTGGTGGCTGCGGCTTATAGCCATTAAGAATCAGTATAAGCATATCTTTTATATATGTACTGTGGACCATCGCGAAATGCTCTAATAAACAACCCCATCATCCATTTTATCATCAAAATAAACTTCAACCTGCTTTTCCAACATCACCAGATCTCCAACTACTGCTTTCATCTCCAAAATCACCTGCATCAGGCCGCGCTGTTCTAGCTTCTCCCGAAGCTGGCGCCTGGAGGTGACATCCTCAAGGGACCCAATATAGGAATTGAGAGACATCAATGCACGGCACAAGTACCTTTGCCGAGAGCGCTTATCCTGAGATGATTCTGCCGCGGTGGAGGCCCACTCAGCGAGCTGTAATCGAATAGTGCTAAGCCAGACCTCGGGTGGTgtggaggcagagaaggTAGGCGGATCTGTGCTTGTGGACGTTTTGCGAGGGACTTTGGTTGAGCCCGTCCGATTTGAGAATATTCGGCCATCCATGGGTTGGGTAGTCGTGGTGCCTGCGATGTCTATTGATTCAGGATGGTTGATGTTGGTGAGCTTGGTGGCATGAAACGCAATCGAAGGTATGTTTGCAGCCAGGGATCTCAAATTGAATACTGTCCCTGGAAAAATTCAGCCATACTGAGTTATGCTGTAAGAATAGGAACCGTTATGCCTACCATGACTGTTTGGTCCCCGGGGCGTTGGCTTCGGTGGCAGAACATTCTGCGCACTTAGGAGCTGCCGACGTGATGATATCAGATTCGAATGTCCTGACTGTCCATCTGCATAATTTGCAAGTCGTAGAGGCTCTGATGCCCCACTTTTGGGATGGCCTTCAGGCCTTTTTGGACTTCTCTTTGACTGTAGCAAGGCATCTACTAGAATGTCGACGGACGAGAGGCACCATTGGACCTCCGCATGCATCTGTTCAAGCTTGTTTCGATATGACGCCCACTGAACCGGAGGAAGTGATCGACTCCTGGAATGCACTGTATTGGACTCCTTCTGTTTCGCTTGGTGTTGGTTATTATCAGAAAACCCTTGGAGTTCCTTTAGCACGTAATTGCAGCGGAGGATCAAGACACCAGGTCTCTTGAACACATTGCTAGTCGATGAGTCAGGGTCATTGCTGGTTAGGCCAAGAATGCTAATATACTTTGCAAGATGGCAAAGTGAGCAGTGAAGTGAGAAGAGCTCGTCGGATAGTTCGCTCACAAGAGAGGACGGCCCCTCCACGCCCCGAAATGAGCTGTAGAGTGCATATGCGAGCTGGGCCAACCTGGTAACATGGCTTGCGTCACAGACTGAGCGCGGGCCACTCTGCTGAGCCGTCTGAAAATGTGTCGTTAGATGAATAGGCTTGGGTTCATACGATTCCAGGCTCCTTTCCACCGTGGGTGCCTCCACAAGCTCGGCTGCAGGGATCACGGACAAAAGGTCTTTTACATATGCAGCGgcggccgcagcagcataCGGCTGCCAGCTCTTGTTCTTATGGGTATCACAGTAGTCACAGATGCCCCGAACGATAAGGCATGGGAAGCCGTTCATCAAGCCTGCAGCTTCCATCTCAAAGCACAGCACACCCCCGAGCTCTTTACTCAGCCGGTCTCGAGTAATGCCGTTTCTGATGACCTGGTTCCCCGATGCGACAGTTCCATAATGGATTTCAACTGCTTGGTTCTCTCTTGGCTTTCGAACGACCAGGTGGTCTTCACTGCATGCGTCGCAGGTCGGCCCTCCCACGTGGGTATATGTTGACGTGAACAGTTTGTCGTATCCAGCATTGACACGCTGAAAGCGGGGTAAGCTGTCAAACACCGATAAATGCTCCATGACCTTGCTACGGTGTCTCAGATGGTTTGCGCGCAACTTGCTCAGGGCGTTGAGCAGGATCGGAGGCGGGCAATTCAGGAAGCCCTTTCGTATGAACCCCGATGCTGTCGCGGTTCCAGCATCATACTGGACGACACCACCATGCTCTCCAGACGGCTGGCTGACAACCACATCGCCGAGTCGTAGGTCGGTAGTGCCTGGAACGCCTCCGCCAACGCCCACCATCAGGCCGAATCGAAGACTGGGAAACTTTGCCTGCATTCGGATGGCCACAGTGGCCGCAGATGCTGTGCCGTATCTGCCGATAGGAAGACAGGCAATGACAACATTGTGATACCCGATTCGGCCAAGGGTATAAATGTTGTCGTCGTTAGGGTCGTGAGGGAGGTCCGGatgctcctcgtccagcattTCTGCAGCGGCGGCTAGTTCGACGGGGATGGCGCTGACCCAGCCCACCGTGTAGTCCTGTGCTCGAAACATATCGTCTGTCTGATTTGAACGACGCTGTGCGAGAAGGCTCAAAAACTATCAGTAAAGGTTGAAAGAGTTGGGCGGCTATTATTACCTTGTACGAAGCTGACTTCGTATAATTCTGGGATTCTCTGCGGGGATCGAAcgcaaggctgaagctgaagactAAGATAATATCCAGCTCAGATCCTGTTATTATTTTTCTTGCGCATATCTGCCCACGCCAACTCACACCTTGTCGGAAAAATGGTCCATATCACTGTCAAAGGCTTAGAGGTGGAAAAAGACACGGCTGGTTCGAGCAGCACGAGCTTTGATCTGCCGGCTGAGACCACGCTCGCCGACCTTGTTCGTCAGATACGTGAGCGAGGATATACGGCCCCCGAGGAGCTCgctcgagaaagagacgacGGGCGTCGTGGCCGTAGTTATAAGCCGTATGCCAAGTACTTGCTCAACCATCCTACTGAGTCCCTAGTAGTTTCGGGGGACTGTCCGTCAAATTACGATGAACGACGCATCAATGTACACGATACctttctccattttctcaGCCTTCAGTCCCCGAGCAAGGCTCTCTCGGCAAGGCTGGAAGGTGACCAGAAGATTCTGGTTGACGATCGACTCGAACTGATCTTTCATCGCACCCTACGCATGCCCGACGATGACAAGATCCATCCCCTCCCGGATTCACGCGGTCAATTTCCTCTTTTTAACGTTGAGGCTTTTGCCTCTCAACTGCCAGAACGGATCACGAAGCGCGGTGGCATCTTCTTTCCTATGTGGCAGCGAGAGGCTCTCTGGATTCAGTTCAGTCACAGCGGGGGCAATACTCATTATGCCATTCGGGTCAACATCGGCCACATCAACGTTGTCAGTGGTCTCGATATCTACGAGGTCTCTGACAAACAGGATTACCTCGTCGTCCCCGGCCAACAGTGGCTCGACGGTATTGCTGTAAGCCCTGGTGTCGTGCGCCAGTTTGTTGCTATGCCTTGTCTGTCTCACCCGTCCTTGCGTCTGCATTGCTAATATAGGAGGCAGTGGGCTCTGGATACACCGTCGAGGGCCAAGTCAGCGGCAAAGAGAAATTTGGCGGAATCCAGATCGAGGTCGTTCCTTCTTATGAACGAGACACTCACACGTTCAGATGCTCAACCGAGCAAGGACGCGTCAAGTATGCGGCCGAGCATGATACCCCTGGCGACTATGCGCTGAAAGACGGCGACAAAGTGTCCATGGCGCTAAAGCCATCTACATATAGAGGGCAGGCTAGACTTTGTGATTTCCTTGACGATGGCGAAAGTTTTGAAGAAACCGAGAACCTCTGCCTGAAGGTCTGGCCCCAAGATGAGCCATATCATGAGGCTGATACTGAAAGAAGCAGAGTGTTTACACCATGCCAGCTATCCTGGCGGCCACAAGCTCCAATCCAGTTCCCTCAAAAGGCATGGTCAGATTCAGGGGTTCCAGCGAGGAGAAACAGAAATCCGGGCTTGGTGGCTTTGGTACGTCGATTTTTCAGTTTACAGTTTGCTCGTATTAACTCATATAACTCAGGATCTGGCGTTTCAAGCCTACTGGGGAAATTGACGTCTATCCTAAATGGTGTAGACCTCGAATACTACGATGTGGCTGAAACGATAGCTGAGACTTCCGACTTCCTATTGAACACTCGGGGAGGCACTCTATCGGGGTTGGGATCCCGTTGCGCAGCTACAGAGCAATCTAGCAAGCCTATAACCCTACGGGAGATGGGGATTGCAGCAGGCGGGAAACTAATGCAGGAAATCGTCCAGGACAGCTCCCCAAAGGGTATCTGGAACACGGCGAGGGCGAGGCTACCGAATATTCACATCCTCCAGCCCTCTGACTTCGAGGCCGTGACACACATCGTTCCTCCGAAGACACCGATCACTACCGAAGAATACATTAAAGCTGGTATACCTTTTTACGCGGTAGAAGAGGACCCTGATCGGCGACTAGACGGATCGGCCACCTTGGCTGGGGTAAAGAGTATCAGCGCCATGGACAACGAGGTTGGCGTTGACGAGGCAGACACTGAGTTTGACCCATTGAAGCCGAAACGGTGCGCAACGTGCGCAGTGCGACTATGCGATTGCATGTATGGGATAACACTCTCCTTCCCTGGTTATGCTTGCTGGTAAGGGATACTAACACTATTTGTCAGAATCCGCCCCTGTAACCACCAATTTTGTCACATGTGCGTCAAGGCTGTTGCTCCAGCTGGCAAGACTTCACACGATGAACAAAAGCGCTGCCCGGTTTGTGCAGCCGTTGTTTCCCATGTTGCCGGCTTCTCCGCGCCCATGAATCTGCCCGGGGAGGAAACGTTCAAGGTGGAAGTTCCCGTTGCTATGTTGGAGGTTCAGGACGGAAGAGCTGCTTTTGAATCTGtggtgaagatgaggttgtAGTCTGAGCTTTACGTTGTAAGTGGATGGTAACGGGTTAATCACTTATACGAGGAGCCTGGCCCGTTTCTGAAACGACATTAGGGCTCTTCATGGGGGTTGGCTGTGGCGAACAGCAGGAATCCCTGATTGACAGACGGTGTACCTGAGCGCCCCGGTTTCGGCATCCAGCTACATAACTGAGGAAGATGTAATGATTTTTACGCAAAGCCCAAATTGAGTCCGAGTTGAAAACATTGTGAATCATATTTCCGTCTTGTCCAAGTGCTTTCCATCATGAAGGAGCTCAAGCTCCTGATTTCTCACGTAAATGTCAAGCAACGTTGTCCTAAACATGAATATAGGTAATCAATACATCGCAAGAACGTCGATTTCAGAAGATGCACAAGATACAAATAGACAGAGAACAGCTAACAGCAGCAAGTTAGACAATCAAGGCAGCATTCGCACGTCTCCCCGcaaagccagcagcagaatatcGTCGCCAGACTGTCCGTAGTCAGCCCATTCCGTAAGTTCCGTTTCTTCTCAAACAATTGATCAACCTACCAAGTAGCTAAACATCCTctatctttcttttcttcttggacgATTACTTGtggaggaggttgttggTATTGCATCTTGTAGACCCATGTCAGTATAATACCCAACCAACAAAGAGAGTCGACTAACAGGTGGTCCCTGAGGAGGGTAGCCACTGGAACAGTATTAGCTAAGAGTCAGACAGAGAATTGCTTCTCGTAAGAGCAGACGTACTATTGTTGCTGGTCGTACGGAGGTTGTTGGTAAGACATGGTAGTGGCCTGAACGTTCGAGTTGGATATAGCAAATCGAGATAGATAATATCCACTTGCGGACGAGTCGGAAAAGAACCAAATTTAAAACTAATAAATGAACCCTTAGCCCTAGCTTTtgcaggcagcagcattAACATGGGCGCTTGCCCAGCCTGCCATGCACCTAAGCGCCGCCTCATGCGTTGCCCAGGGCGATAGGACCAATACAAAGACGGGAAGGAGATCTCTAAAGCACAGAAACGAACTAAGTGGTATGAATGATTTGCAGTGCACATTTGTAGTCGTTAAGGCTGAGCTAGACGCATACGTACATGCATTTCTATATCCTATCCTGTCCTCTCCTATCCTATCCAAGTCTATCCGTCCTATCCAGGGACACTACAACAACTGCTACCTAGGACTTTCCACTATTTCATCGTTTACAAGGCTAGTCATCGTACACTTCCTCATAGATCTCCTCGTACTCCTCCCTGGCCtcttccagcgcctcctcctcactgcTCGATGCATCGGAGTCTTGTGCCGCCAGCTGCGCCCGCTCATATTCCTGTCGAGCCTCCAGAACCTCCTCACGGTCGCTGGAGGAAACGGAGTCACCGTCCGCCGTCTCATCTGGGGGGAGACCAACAGGTGGAGGAGCAGTGGCCTCTGGCGGCgccgatgctgctgctgccgccgcgcGGGTTTCATCGTCCGAGTCGTCTGGGCCTGTTAGCCATTCAAGCCCCTATAACCAGGGCATAGGGATAAGATAGTTTGGATTCTTTGAGCATACCGAGTGCATTCGCAATCAGCGCACCTCCGACAGCGCCCACAGCAAGACCGCCAGCACCTGCAAGGAGCATAGCTTTCTTATCATCCTTGCTCTTATCCTTATCCTTGCCCGACTTCTCTCCACTATAGTGTTCTCCTCCCTGCGAGTAACCATACCCAGGGGCGTACCCTCCCTGTGGTCCGTACCCCGGGTGATACCCTCGATCCTGCCCGGGCCCTCCTCCATAGTATGGGTCCGGACCCTGCTGTCCTTGGGGATAAACAGGCGCCCCCGCATACTGCGGAACCTGGGGCTGGCCGTACTGCCCGTATGGCGCCGGGTACGCAGGCGGCTCCCAGCGGGAAATGCCTGTGGCCTGCTCGATGTAGTACCATCGTTGGCTGGCGTGGTCGAACTGGGCCACCCACCCAGGGGGCAGGGGCGGTCCGCTGGGGGGTGGACTGCTTAGTGGCTGTTGGTGCTGGGGAGGGTAGCCTGGGCCAGGACCGGGCCCGTATCCGGCGCCATATCCGGGGTCGTGGGATGGGTCGAATGCTTAGCCACAGACGTTAGCAAGTTAGATCAAACCAGGTCGAGTCGTCTCAGACGTAGGCAGAAGCGATTTGCTTCGTAGTTTGGTATAAAAGGGTCAGGTCTTACCGCGCTGGCCCTCTCTTTCGTGTGCCTGCTgttgctccttctccttctccttttctttttccttctccttttctttttccttctccttctctttgtctCCTTCACCAGATAGCGAagccttgagctccttgaactccttcGTCagctccttgaagaaggacatgATATCTGTCGAGGTTGGGGATTCTACCTAGGAATCCCCCTCCACCCACTCGCTTTTTATTATCAACACTGAGACCCTAGTAGAGGCCCTGAACCCCTCTACGCCACAAGGCCTGTGGCACGATCTCCAACAAACATCTTGGCGGCTCGACgatggagctgcagaatgCTGCTGCCTAGATCTCGTCGAATCATGAAACGCTGCCCCTTGGCAGGTGTCCAGAATGTCCAGCAGTCTAGCCTGCGATTGGGTTATCGGTGACAGAGCGCAAACGGATACCCACATGGAGGGGAAATCGTCCGGGTGATGGGCTCGTCACCAGCGTTTGACTCTATGGAGGAAGCTGTGGTCAGCCTTGTAGGGCTAACGTCATTTCTCCAATTTTCGCCCTCTTTAGGTGCAATAAAGTGCAACATCACCATCGAGTGACTGTGAAGAGGATGTTTACTTCAAGATCCCTCATCTATCAGCTGGCCTTGCTTGTATTGTACTTACCTCTCAGGCATGCTTTCCCACTGAGCTCAGTGTCAGGCTCTGCCGCAGGCCCAGACAGTAATGACTCCGACCTGTGGTTCAATCTCAGCGCGGCTGTCGCGCTGGTCCTGATTGGAGGCGTATTTGCCGGTTTAACAATCGCGTATTACTCCTCTAAACCTCGTATTGAGCTTTAGCACTAACGCCGCCAGACTGATGGGTCAAGATGCAGTCCACCTCCAGGTCCTAGCAACATCCGGCGATGGCCCCGAGCAGAAACACGCTCGTACGGTCCTGGGCCTCATCAGCAAGGGGAAACACTGGGTTCTCGTCACTCTTTTGCTAGGTAATGTTGTTGTTAACGAGAGCTTACCGATCGTCCTTGACAAAACCCTCGGTGGAGGGTGGCCTGCGGTGCTGGGCAGCACAGTCTTGATCGGTACAATACTTCCTCCCAAAAGAAACTGTACGCCATAGCTGGATTTAACAGGCGAGCAGTGATCTTTGGCGAAATCATCCCCCAGTCTGTCTGCGTGCGCTACGGTCTCCCGATCGGCGCCTATCTGTCGCCCGCGGTCCTGGTATTGATGTACGCCTTCGCCCCGGTCGCCTGGCCCACGGCGCGGCTCCTTGATTACCTCCTCGGCGAGAATCACGGGACGGTCTACAAGAAATCTGGCCTGAAGACGCTTGTGACGCTGCACAAATCGCTGGGCTCGCAGCCTGCTGAGCGCCTGACCGAAGACGAGGTCACCATCATCACGGCTGTACTGGATCTCAAAGCGAAACCGGTCAGGGAGATCATGACACCCATGGAGAGTGTTTTTACCATGCCCAGCAATGCGGTCTTGGATGAAAAGACAATGGAATTGATCCTCTCTGCGGGATTCAGTAGAATCCCTGTTCATGCTCCCGGAAACCCGGGTGACTTTCTCGGCATGCTGCTGGTCAAGACGCTGATCACGTATGACCCTGATGACGCAAAGAGGGTTAAAGAGTTTGTGCTGGCGACATTGCCGGAGACGAGTCCCGATACGAGCTGCCTTGACATCCTGAACTACTTCCAGGAAGGTCACAGCCATATGGCTCTGGTTTCGGAGAGCCCGGGGAGTAATGGGGGCGCGTTGGGCGTCGTCACGCTggaggatgtggtggaggagttgatCGGAGAGTATGCTTTCCCTACCTTCTGCGTCCCTATCTCGTATGCTTATTTCGCACAACTTAAACAGGGAGATCATCGACGAATCCGACAGGCACGAGCCCTCTTCCAAACCAGCATTCCCTGCCGTCGAACGGCAACCCAGCCTGCCaaccccagcgccagccctAACCCTAGACGCCCGCACCCTTCGCCGGTCCTCGACAGCACCTCTGGCCAAAACAGGACTCATAAGCACCATTCCGCCggagcagcggcagcagctcgATAACCTGGCGCCGTCGAACCTGGCGCGGAGTCCCAAGCAGACCAGGTTCCCATTTGTCAAGATTAAGCGGGCTGGATCCGGACGAGCAAGTGATACTGCAAATGGGGTTGGCAAGGACTCTGGGGCTGTGGCTGATGAGAACACACCTTTGTTAAACTAGGCTATGGTTGGTTTGCTTGTATGCGACTGACGGTGGGTTAGGTACTTCTAGTACCTTAGTACAGAAGGCTTATTGAGGATGGGATAGACGATGCCCTTAGATGCAAGAATGCTATGCCTTTTCATCGACTGCTAGTGTCTGCAGCCATGATAGGGGCCAATCAATTtcattttattatttttttatttctatTTTGTTATTATCTtgttattttctttttcccgTGGTTCTGCCGCGCGAGGCCGTATATTCAACTGATCGTATATCGCATACCGTGTCTATCCCCTATGTACAACTGGTTTTAAATGTGCTTGACGGATCTCAATGGCAGGTGTAGTTAATCTACTATATTAGACTAGAATAGCTTTTTCAACACGGCTTCAACCAATTAATCGTAACCGGGTCGATAACTACTTTGCCAGGAAGACAACTCATTGCCCTCCAGCTGGGATAGCCTGCAGGCGAAGCGTGCAGCTTTCTTGTCGCCCTTGAGAACCTCCCAAGCAGAACAAACGATCACTCACCGGGGTAGCATATTGTACTGCACCGCGCGGTTGCATCTTGGTCGGTCTCGGGCCCTTGAGCGACAGATTGTTCTGTCGTCCACTCCCTTCCCAGGAGAGGACCTACGCTTTCTTCTCGGAGTCTGAATGACTTATCATTCAAACCCTGAACATGGATCATCCGCTGTGATCTATCGTGATGGCACAATTAGCCTGATCCAGCAAGAGAGCACCTGATTCACCAGTATAAAAATATACTGCCACTCTGTACGCAGGTGACCAGCGTGAGAATGGCTGGTGGAGTAAGTGCTAGGACAGGGCAGCAGCCTTGGACTGGTCCCAATGAGAAAATCCATTACAAGAAAGGTAGACGAAGGCATTGGTATGTCTTTTGGGTCCGTCGCTGCTGAACGAGTCAATCAAAGACCTGCTCAATTTGACGGGGTGCGTGGACTTTGACTATGTCTCCAGGCCGGTCTGCACGCATACATCTTCGGCTCGGACCGATTGCTGTCCATAGATGCGGCATTGACGAGAGGCTTGACGTATGGAGTTGCATATCACCTTTGTAAGTGACGATTCCCCTCGTAACAAAGTCCTTAGCTCCATATCCCGTGACTGAACCAGACGACCAATGGAGTCCCACATCCAGTTTTGTTATGCCTCGGGGTATCAAGCTATgtgtgcctgaggcatgaATTTCAGCAGAATCAAAGGCAAGGCTATGAACACGCGGGTGAAGCGAATTATCTGAGCTAAGATGTGACAGCCTCAGTTCGAACGCTACACAATTGAAGCCATCAGCTTGCCACCAATTGATGTGTAGTCGAGGCCGGAATCTGACAGCCGACATGTGAAGAAAGCCTTCAGCCGTTTTCCGTTCAATGCGATAATGGAAAAATAAAATTCCGGTTTCTGAGGACGTCGGATCCGACGATACGAACCATCTCCGAGACCAAGTCACAAAGGCCCACATGGTGGCGGCCACTGCCCACTCGGCATTGAGGCCGATATACTGTCCCTGAGGCCTCGGGGTAAGTCTTTCTCTATAGGTGCGACGAGGCTCTGTCGCTATTTCCATGCGTTTCTTCGGATCCCAGCTGGACCTCGGAATTCTAATAAGCACCGTCTTTCCCCTGAACACTTCATCAGTACGCCAGACCACTCTCCCCTCTCTCCCACTGTGTCCAGCCTCTTCCGGCACCTCT
Protein-coding sequences here:
- a CDS encoding uncharacterized protein (transcript_id=CADANIAT00001873): MAGGAGLHAYIFGSDRLLSIDAALTRGLTYGVAYHLSPYPVTEPDDQWSPTSSFVMPRGIKLCVPEA